From Tubulanus polymorphus chromosome 9, tnTubPoly1.2, whole genome shotgun sequence, a single genomic window includes:
- the LOC141911229 gene encoding uncharacterized protein LOC141911229, translated as MKTRLFFIICTVLLQLGNLYNTQTSGAEIIYGTPHSARDAKPDNKTQGETIRYTCKIIGRNSTVSFQEKRNGSEQWLTVPDDQLNKTKDKQNVELVELKFQADFKRHNGSSFRCLVNESPTDPEPIQFDLIVVKRTEIIPMPDLKGNPDSKTQGEIVNYTCKIVGNFNATLTFQEKRRASEQWETIPDDKLHRASKKNVHYVVLKFQADFKLHNGTSFRCLVKESPTDREPIQFDLIVLVNRTDDSSSTQIPTTETTTFGVRLVTTEEKFRSKNKTDPTVQPKLGQTDRTTHDWTMTIVYIISGVIGFLLIIVIIVVIVCRRRRLSSGDRVDTTPESTAPQQQVEMVYGVNEELNDVIDSGNETDIPHTSNQKVTTDPCVDTEATNNKYTTPYMDMGAGGDTHRDQFLNPEPFVTYHQLTEDTGEPVKDDIQHYSYASVEYTHDQFPLRAATGQTVTDCTYTKHTRF; from the exons ATGAAGACGCGTCTGTTCTTTATTATCTGCACAGTTTTGTTGCAACTGGGAAATTTATACAACACACAAACATCTGGAGCTGAAA TAATTTACGGGACGCCTCATTCTGCTCGAGATGCAAAACCCGACAATAAAACGCAAGGAGAAACGATTCGATATACTTGTAAAATAATTGGCAGAAATTCTACAGTATCATTCCAAGAGAAGAGAAACGGTTCGGAACAAtggttaacagttccagacgACCAGCTTAACAAAACTAAAGACAAACAGAATGTTGAGTTGGTTGAGCTAAAATTCCAAGCAGATTTCAAACGACACAATGGATCTTCATTTAGATGTCTTGTAAATGAAAGCCCAACAGATCCGGAACCTATTCAGTTTGATCTGATCGTAGTTAAACGAACTG AAATCATTCCAATGCCAGATCTCAAAGGAAACCCCGACAGTAAAACACAAGGAGAAATTGTAAATTACACTTGTAAAATTGTCGGAAATTTTAATGCAACATTAACATTCCAAGAGAAGAGAAGAGCTTCAGAACAATGGGAAACAATTCCAGACGACAAGCTTCACAGAGCTAGCAAAAAGAATGTCCATTACGTTGTGCTAAAATTCCAAGCAGATTTCAAACTGCACAATGGAACGTCTTTTAGATGTCTAGTAAAGGAAAGCCCAACAGATCGGGAACCTATTCAGTTTGATCTAATCGTACTAGTTAATCGAACAG ATGATTCAAGTTCCACTCAAATCCCGACGACTGAAACCACTACATTCGG AGTTCGCCTGGTTACTACTGAAGAAAAGTTTCGCTCGAAAAACAAG aCTGACCCAACCGTCCAACCTAAACTGGGCCAGACTGACCGCACCACACATGACTGGACCATGACGATAGTTTACATCATTAGTGGAGTTATCGGTTTCCTCCTCATCATCGTTATTATCGTAGTCATCGTTTGCAG ACGCAGGCGACTTTCCAGTGGAGATCGTGTGGACACTACACCCGAGTCTACAGCACCGCAGCAACAAGTCGAGATGGTGTATGGAGTCAACGAGGAGTTGAATGATGTCATAGATTCGGGTAACGAAACTGACATACCACACACCAGCAATCAGAAAGTTACTACAGATCCGTGCGTGGATACTGAGGCCACAAACAACAAATATACGACTCCTTATATGGATATGGGAGCAGGGGGAGACACGCATAGAGATCAGTTCTTGAATCCCGAACCTTTCGTGACGTATCATCAGTTAACGGAAGATACTGGTGAACCTGTGAAAGATGATATTCAACATTATTCTTACGCTTCTGTTGAATATACTCACGATCAATTTCCCTTAAGGGCTGCCACTGGACAAACAGTAACTGATTGTACATACACAAAACATACTAGGTTTTAA